CAGCCGCTGCTCGCGATCTGCACAGGCCTCGCGTTTTGCTCCACGGCTTTCAAACTCATCCCCAACTACTGGTACGCCAACATCCTGAGCCTCATGAACCTGGTGTGCGGGCTCGCCGGTTGCTGGGTCGTGCTCACCGGCCACCCGCCGGTCTATGCCCTCGGCCTGGTCTTCCTCGGACAGTTCCTCGACCTGTTCGACGGTCGGGCCGCGGAGCGTTGGGGCTCAACTCCCAGCGGCGAGATCTTTGACGACGTGGCCGACGGGACGAGCTTCGGGCTCACCGTGGGGCTCATCGTCGCCACCGCCTTTTCGCAGCTTTGGGTAGGAATGGCAGTCGGGGGGACCTACCTGGGGGCGGTGGTGTATCGACTCATCCGCTTCGTGGTCGAGAAACGCAAACAGGGGATCCTCGGCGGGGTGGCCACTTTCTCCGGGTTGCCCTCCCCGGCCGGGGCACTGCTGGCGGGAACCACCTGCGTTTTGATCCCCAGCGAGGTGGCCAACGGCCTGATTGTCGTCGCAACCGCCCTGCTGATGGTCTCCCGGGTTCCCTATGCCCACTTCGGCCGCTCCATCCTGCCGAAAATTCCCAAAATCGTGCGGGTGCTCGTCCTCGGGGCGTTCCTGTTCCTCCTGGCCCTGGGCGTTCGACGCGACCAATACACCGCCCCCCTGCTCATCGCCTTTGCCGCAGCCGTGACCTATCTGGCCTCTCCCGTGTTCTGGGCGACTGACAGGAAATCCTGATTCGGGTACGGCTTCCCATGCAAAAGCCGGAACGTTTCCGCCCCGGCTTTTGTCGTTTTTCACCTGCCTGATTCCCTCAGCAACATCGCCTGCCCGGCGGCTGGTCAGCCGGGCTTGCGGGCCAGAACCACGGCGGTCTCCTCGCTGACCCGGCGAACCTCGGGCCGGACGAATCCCACCTCTTCCATCCAGACGCTGATCTCGCCGCCGCTGTAGGTACGGCCGCCTTCGGTCATCACCAGCATGTGCACGGCGAACAGGGCGGCGGAGAGCGGCGCCGCCTTCCCCTCGTCCAGGAGGAACTCGTGCACCGCCAGCATCCCGCCCGGATTGAGGGCGCGCCAGGCCTTTTCGACCAGCATCCGGCACCCTTCCTCGTCCCGCGAGTGGAAGACCTGGGAGATCCAGACGACGTCGACTCCACTGCCCAGCTCGTGCACGCAGAAGTCCCCCTCGATCAGCCGGACCTTATCCAGCAGCCCCCGCGCGGCGAGCCGCTCCCGTCCCACCGCCAGAGCCCCCGGCAGGTCGAAGAGACGCACCTCGCGCAGCGCCGGATGGGCGGCGAGAAACGCCTCGGCATAGGTACCGGGGCCGCCGCCGACATCGAGCAGCACGCGGGCGTCGCCGATATCGAGCTGGCGGGCGACCTGCGGCGCCAGCTCGCGGGTGACATCGTCCATGCCGCGGATGAAGTCGCGCGTCCAATCCTCCCGCTCACCGAGGATCGCCGCCTCCCGCGCAGCATCAGGATGGCCGGCGCGCAACACCTGCGGCAGATCGTTCCACGCCTCCCAGCAGTGGTGGATGTGACGGAAGATGCTCCCCCGGTAGTTCTTTCCCTGCACCAGGAATTCGTTCGCGACCGGGGCATTGCGGTAGCGGTCGCCCGCCTTCTCCAGCAGTCCCATCGCGGTCAGGGCATTCAGCAGCAGCCCCAGGGCGCGGCCATCCACGCCGAGTTCGAAGGCGAGGTCGGCGGACCCCCGCCCCTCCCCCAGCCGGCTGAAGAGGTCGAGGTCGTTGGCGGTGAAAAAGACCTTGGTTTGCTCAAAACCATGGGCCAGTCGCAGCAGGTCGCGGAACGATTCGATCGGCATGGGGACTCCCTCGGAAATGCGGTGCTAGGTTTTCAGTGTGTAATCCACTCAACTTTCACTTTACGAGTCATCCCCCCTGTGCAACAGGGGGGAAGGCTC
The nucleotide sequence above comes from Desulfuromonadales bacterium. Encoded proteins:
- a CDS encoding CDP-alcohol phosphatidyltransferase family protein, with translation MTPYSSILLEIALPVLLMLGAERYAVYRFLRTPEQIAWVRRHAWLHPNAISRARYPMGFLSVAMLHLDFPRLCFLFFTFWMITDITDGEIARKCDLHTEEGETIDPFSDKLMYSPMLIYLVWRGWLDPVLVGAFLAFDITGQLSRYFIKIKAANLFGKAKTFLVVVLLIVVGLEWIYGPLPLLGRTIQPLLAICTGLAFCSTAFKLIPNYWYANILSLMNLVCGLAGCWVVLTGHPPVYALGLVFLGQFLDLFDGRAAERWGSTPSGEIFDDVADGTSFGLTVGLIVATAFSQLWVGMAVGGTYLGAVVYRLIRFVVEKRKQGILGGVATFSGLPSPAGALLAGTTCVLIPSEVANGLIVVATALLMVSRVPYAHFGRSILPKIPKIVRVLVLGAFLFLLALGVRRDQYTAPLLIAFAAAVTYLASPVFWATDRKS
- a CDS encoding methyltransferase, with amino-acid sequence MPIESFRDLLRLAHGFEQTKVFFTANDLDLFSRLGEGRGSADLAFELGVDGRALGLLLNALTAMGLLEKAGDRYRNAPVANEFLVQGKNYRGSIFRHIHHCWEAWNDLPQVLRAGHPDAAREAAILGEREDWTRDFIRGMDDVTRELAPQVARQLDIGDARVLLDVGGGPGTYAEAFLAAHPALREVRLFDLPGALAVGRERLAARGLLDKVRLIEGDFCVHELGSGVDVVWISQVFHSRDEEGCRMLVEKAWRALNPGGMLAVHEFLLDEGKAAPLSAALFAVHMLVMTEGGRTYSGGEISVWMEEVGFVRPEVRRVSEETAVVLARKPG